The Sabethes cyaneus chromosome 3, idSabCyanKW18_F2, whole genome shotgun sequence DNA window AATGTTTCCACGAAGGTATCACCAGTAAGTGAAGGCGGTACGTTACCATTGGCAAAGCGATTACTTGAACGAGAAAGCTACAGCTCGTCGGCCTTCGCTGTCAATGAGCACCATATTCATGAAGAGAGGAACTATCTAAACGGGCAAGGTTTTCGGAGGAACTATCCAGGACAGCCAGGCTGGTTGTGTGTGAATCAGTCGAAACCTACTTTAGTCTTCTGATGACAACTCGGCACAAGTTGGCCGCAATCGAGTTTAAAATTAATGCCCGTCGAATGTCCAGTACCTACTTATGGGACTACCGAAAACGTACGATCCCATGATCATGGGCCTTGAAGCATCCGGGATCAAGCCGACGACTGATACTGTTGAAGCGCTGCTTGTGATGTTGGAAGGGCGTTCTGTGGTCAGAATAAAAAGGTAATATACGTGTAGGCGGATAAGTCCAAGGTGAATAAAATACTACTTAAGAAGGAACCGGAGGTTTCAAAAGAACTGCAACAGACAGGTAAAAAAGTCGAATAAGCATTTGGCGTTTACAGTGTTGGACGGAAAAAGATTGATCAAGGAAGGTTGGATTTTTGGCTTTGGATCTTCGTACACATATGGGACGAAGATCCAAAGCCGAAAATCCAACCTTCAAGATCTTAAAGTACTGGAGAACCCACGAAACGTGACCGAAAGCGTGATGGTTGCCAAAAACATGTCCGTAGTGGCTAAGGGTGACTTGAAAATAGAAGTTTGCGGGGGTGCTTTGTATTCCGGAGATGACTATGAATCTGTTGTCAGTGGTGAAGAGTAACGGATTTAGTAATTGAGTTGTCTTCATGAGGGAGTAGTGCGAAGCTATCAATCCGGCTGGCGACGTGATTACGATTGGAAGGCAACAAGGTCTGCACAAGCTGCCTCAGAAAGTCAACCATTTCGATACAAGGATGTACGAGCGAACGAATCGCTTGACTTGATCCATTCCAATTAGTGTGGCCAGACGAGAACGACTTCGTTGACGTAGTATTTTCTTACGCTTATCCAAGGTGACTAACCTTGCGCTCATCGATGATTGCAGTACGAGATGCTTCGTGTATTTTTTGTGAATAAAAACAAGAAGTGCTGGATTGCTTCAAAGTTATCCAAGCTTACGTTGAGAGACAGACGGATGGCCTTGTGAAGCGATTGAGGACGGACAAAGGCAATACGTCAAACAACAGATGAAGGAATACCTTCAAAAATGTGGCAATCATCATAAAACCAGCGTGTTATACAACACTGATCAGAACGGTATAGCGTGTAGCTAAACATGTCTGTATAAAACTTTTTGGACTGAAGCAGTTGTAACGGAGACATATCTAATCAATAGATCACCGACCTAAGGGTTTTTTGGCGTATGCGTATTAAATTCGAAGATAATGTGACTGAGCATGAAGAACATCTGGAGGACAATGTATGCGAGCCGGAAAAAAGCAGCATTGTCATCTGTCTACAAGATCAAAATGAAACTAGGAGTTCAGAAGGAGAAGCTCACTAGACAGCTGCCAGTCGTATTTTCGATACATCAAAGGAACAAAGGATCAAAAGACGACTACTAGGAGTTAAGGACATTCATGGTTGATGAGGTGTGTAAGAGAGTGTTAATCCATAAATTCATGTCAATTTGTCAATAGTCTCGTCACTTGTTCTACCGTTGCTAAAAGACGACTTCCTATTTctatcaacgagagaatgtggaattcgaaaataatcaacaatgaATATTTATTGATAATTCTTTGTATTATAGTCCTCTTATTTATATTTAATGTGTGTGTCCTTAGTTAACCCTgatctgaaaatgcaaaaccatCTGCGATGAATACGTGATTTGTTTGCTGCAATGGCGAAGAGATCGTTTGACTCTTTaatacatttatttttaaccagcaCGCGTGAGGTTATCTATTTTCTTTTCATCTACACATTCATCTGTGTAAGTACACTTAAACATTTTGTGGAACACTACTTGGGCAAACGTTTGACTAGCTTTAGTTCATGTGTCAGCCAAATGGCCAACGAAAGCAGAATCAATGAACCGGACTGATGGCTAGCTGCCAGCGGCACCGGAACATACGTAAGCAGGGTCGTAATACCCAGCAACACTTGCGTCCATCCCATCACAGCTACGGCCGTTGCTGCCGTGTATGCCCTCGGCGGCAATACGCGACGTCTCGAAAGCATAAACATTCCCGTGATGAGTGTCAGTGTGGCCGTGCCGAGGATTCGATGTTCAAACTGAACCGTCGTGGGATTCTCGGTAAAATTTCGCAGAGTCGGAGAAAGAGCAAGAATATCAGTTGGGATCCATCGGTCAGCCATTTTCGGGAACGAATTGTAGATCAATCCAGCGTCCAGCCCAGCTACAAATGCACCGGAAAGAGCGGTGAAAAATACTGCTGCTTTAGTGGCATGAGCGAATCCCTTAAACCGCAAGGATGCTGCCGGAATGTTACCCAGTAATCTCTGGGCTGGCAGAAGTTTGTCCAGTGCTGACCACAAAAACAGTGTATACAGTACAAATGCAAATCCTAAGTGAGTAGCCAAGCGATACTGGGAAACACGCGGCACGTCGCTTTCCTCATGGAATCGATCCTCTAGGCCAGATTTAACCATGTACCAGCCCATCAAACCCTGAGCAGCAATTAGAACCCCAAATGCAACTGTTCTGATTTTCATACCACGATTCAAATACCCTCGGGACCAAAAGTATACGGCAGGTATCGCATAAACTGCACCAATTAGTCTACCCCACATTCGATGACCGAATTCCATGTGCCATATCATTTTAAATTCACTAAGCGTCATGTCTTTGtttttgctaaaaataaaagaaaattaatgTGTTAAGTTGCATGcatagttttaaatttaaaccTACATCTTAAACTCTGGAAACTGCTTGTACCGTTCAAACTCTCGCTCCCACTCGTCCTGCGTTCTGGGCATCTTTTCCCCTAGCAGCTTCCACGTTACCATTGAAAGTCCCGACTCTGTTAAACGTGTCACTCCACCTTCAATCGAAGACGATAGAAGAACGAGTTGCAATGTATTCTACGATATATTTATTTGGCTGTTCTATAGATAATTTCCGTGATAACAATACAAACACAGTAAACTAGAAAACCGTAGCAAATAGTCCCACCTAACACGACAGCAACGAAGACCATTCCGCTACATCCCAGCAGCCAATAGCCAACCGCTTTGCGGCCCTTTTCGGTTACTTCCGGCTTTGTACAGTACCGCGTTAGTGAGGTTTGTAAAATGCGTGTAGGTTTAATCTATAAACAAAGATAATTTATACAACGAAATCTTAATTATTTCTAGCTTACCTTTTCAACTCTTTGCAGTAGTGACCGGCCGTTACCGGTGTGGCCTGCAAAACTCAGGAACGATCGTTTAGGAGCTAGGTTTTTAAACACCGAACTTGAGAAGCTCCCAGGGCTCCGCACTAAACAAGCAGACAAACGAAGAACGCTGAACATTTCGCGAACTAGGTAATATTGCTAATTTTAAAACAGAGATGATTCCAAGTAATTtaaagttttacataaaaacGTAATGCGTAAAACCTtgaaaaagtagaaaacagaCCGGCTGATTGCGAAATCTTATTGCTTTGCGTTTGCTTTGTTgtgatattttcattttttttgtgcATGTTATGTTATCTGTCAATACTGTCATCATTGATGTTCGTGCGATGATAATTTCTCGATCAATATTCGAAAAGGGCTAATAAGCCAAATGCAAGCAAGTCAAGTGAGTTATTTTTTGAGCATACACACttattgtgcatttacttgaccgatggattccgaggggagttcaggtactgtttcaaacgttccaaaggtaaaaaaatgactaaattggcaacacagttcgtaatgttttatcgccataactggcaacacaggctcattgcgtttctgtcgcaaccttaattgtgacttcgtgttaatcatacaaaagcattaaacaaattgttttcgaatacgaacgttattgctttgttattgcttgtttggataatgaaggataaactacgctttattcactatgaaatttcggcaaaccggcgttgaaaatacaaattcatttcatgctgaatttcattccatttcttctgatagaacggtaattcctaggtttatttactttgctcgattggttccaataatgaaacagcgatgatgacacaatttgacattttatctgtcaaaagctaaaaacgaccctttttacgaccgttcagaaacacgactgtttcaaccgtcgtgtccagtaagggaatgcgcgcacaataacaaaaagcaccgaattcggtaaaattttaccgaaatctaaacagctgaacgttcggtaaaaatttcgatggtgccaatcgacgtttacagatcattagtaatgtttggtgcaataaaaaattttaccgaacgttcagctgtttagatttcggtaaattttaccgaatcgtttaagtgtgtacgttttgttttgaaatataatttttttgaaatatttatatTCACATTTGCGCAAAAATATGTTGTCAATGGCCATTCTTCTCTTTTCAGATCCGCACCCCTCTTGTGCTTCAGCAACTCAATCTGtcttgtatccagctttttacgagccataatggcggacgcgttcgtaatatttgaacaacatttttgacatttccccaatacatcgcacgttttcttcccgcgcgttcacggtaaaactaaaggaatgtgcggaaagaaaacgtgcgatgtattgaggaaatgtcaaaaatgctgttaaaatattacgaacacgtccgccattatggctcgtaaaaagctggatacatccTATCACtcgtcgaccaacatttgaaaggggcggataagccaactgtcaaacagaacgagtgagagcaaggggtcggtcactcggcacagccgtttttatgttaggcgacttgaaacgagccggactgtgccgatgctgtaccgaaagtgccgaactgcaagatttgttaaattcgttataatctgatagatctggcaaccgtgctagatgattttgacaactggcagtgctcccatttcatatgtaaaattgaaccgggaGGTGTGTAGAGCCCtatgtaaatattatttttataaggctttagagatgtgccgcttgatatATCTGAAGTGCCGCggtacaatgtgctgagtgtctgACCCCttgagtgagagttattttttgctggagcagcataggaaaatgaactctcactcgttctgtttgacagttgacttatacgcccctttcaaatgttagtcgacactTGTACAATATAAATATTTGCACAGCTTGAACATAACATATACATACTTAAATTGTACTTAAATAAAAGCACCGAGCTCGGAAAAATTTTGCcaaaatctcaacagccgaccgttcggtaaaattttttatgttgccaaacgttactaaagattcGTAAACATCGATatacaccatcgacatttttaccgaacgttcggttgTTGAcatttcagcaaaattttgccgaaatcggTGCTATTTTTTAGGGGTGTAGGTTAAAAACGTTCACACCAGCGTAGGCTTACGTTTATGTGTACTAGTTTAGCAGTTATTTATAAGATCTGTTTTTGAGATAtgtattgctaattgcaagaaaaattgtccaaTAAATAAGTGCAAAATCGCTTTtaaaacccaggtaaccaataagcattaaaataagcagtaaatcagtcgtttattagcatccctggcgttttatactgcaggttgttgtttatcagctttttgactgcataactgttgtaaattggcatgcacaattctatttaaattcttcttgctggtaactagctgcaaataagcattgtcagcactataagagggctagcagtaaagtagccgcatattttgccaaaatagcatttaagtagcatttcaggcaacttaaatgcttattggcttgctgttaaattgcattggaaatgcttattggttacctgggaagtgctgttttagcttaaatcgtttcggtctcttcggcgcacttattgcttggaatgtaacgaaaaagtgcgccgaagatactgaaacgatttaaactaaaatagcacttttatgagcgataacgcactttggatggtacaattttccttgaaatcagcaataaattttactaaaatttctggctttagttttcgaaAGGTCAACtgttttgcatgcattatgagAAAGTCCTAAAGCCAGATTTATTTGATAacaagctgacccgacaaacttcgtattgccacaaattaaactgagttgtacataaatcgtgaatctcgaatgacctttgtcacaatcttgagttttacaagtttctggggagttcatgagtgtttcaatatacaaattttcctcacagtaaagtagaaaataactccccccattgcttaacctgataaaataaagcggattcgccataattacaaaccatttcgctgaataccattttgcggaacaccaattctcggttgaccataacgcgaactatccagctttttacgcgctataatgtcggacgctataaattgcgttcgtaatatgcgaacaatctttttgacaactctgcatacatcaaaactgggcactcttctcctgtatgGCAGtgttacttacttaggtggcttgccgtcctaagacaaagcctgttgaacaaaatttctccatgtaactcggttgagggctaccgctttccaattcctcggacaccgagtactctccgccagatctcgctccacctggtctaaccatcttgctcgctgcgctcctggtcgtcttgttccta harbors:
- the LOC128744072 gene encoding cytochrome c oxidase assembly protein COX15 homolog, with translation MFSVLRLSACLVRSPGSFSSSVFKNLAPKRSFLSFAGHTGNGRSLLQRVEKIKPTRILQTSLTRYCTKPEVTEKGRKAVGYWLLGCSGMVFVAVVLGGVTRLTESGLSMVTWKLLGEKMPRTQDEWEREFERYKQFPEFKIKNKDMTLSEFKMIWHMEFGHRMWGRLIGAVYAIPAVYFWSRGYLNRGMKIRTVAFGVLIAAQGLMGWYMVKSGLEDRFHEESDVPRVSQYRLATHLGFAFVLYTLFLWSALDKLLPAQRLLGNIPAASLRFKGFAHATKAAVFFTALSGAFVAGLDAGLIYNSFPKMADRWIPTDILALSPTLRNFTENPTTVQFEHRILGTATLTLITGMFMLSRRRVLPPRAYTAATAVAVMGWTQVLLGITTLLTYVPVPLAASHQSGSLILLSLAIWLTHELKLVKRLPK